In Blastopirellula sp. J2-11, a single genomic region encodes these proteins:
- a CDS encoding Flp family type IVb pilin produces the protein MNRHTNNLRSMGINLGVELWRDERGVASAYGLILIATVLILGAVVGLTSLRDHIVQEFGDLGVAIDSLDQSFAYEITVVPPIGPPQVVVSAAYIDQDELGWSDEDGEAPAGLSFGPNYPGGAGEDSPIP, from the coding sequence ATGAATCGACATACGAACAACTTGCGATCAATGGGGATCAACCTCGGGGTAGAGCTCTGGCGCGATGAGCGCGGAGTCGCTTCTGCGTATGGCTTGATCCTGATCGCGACCGTTTTAATTTTGGGCGCGGTCGTCGGCTTGACGAGTTTGCGTGACCACATAGTGCAGGAGTTTGGCGATCTTGGGGTGGCGATTGACAGTCTCGATCAGTCATTCGCTTACGAGATCACCGTCGTTCCGCCGATCGGTCCGCCGCAGGTTGTCGTTTCGGCAGCGTACATCGATCAAGACGAACTGGGTTGGAGCGATGAAGATGGTGAAGCGCCTGCGGGGCTCAGCTTTGGGCCGAACTACCCAGGCGGCGCCGGCGAAGACTCGCCGATTCCCTAA
- a CDS encoding pilus assembly protein TadG-related protein: protein MQRKNHQRRSITRRSRRGVSVLWLIVIMPLALTGLIFTIETGRLWLARAEVEDALEAAALAGVIEWDQTLEVNNQISTQIPRQMAAEMAESNTVQGINFAFSDPDLNYLPYEVGQIQTHLNGNKQASGELIFGAITQTQPTVIFDPEANPLLPTYYRAVLARSAFQIPSQCSLGGFSLGPFTIQSETVAMIDEAGRARIVRIDAIATP from the coding sequence ATGCAGCGCAAAAATCATCAACGCCGATCCATCACGCGACGTTCGCGTCGCGGAGTCTCGGTATTGTGGCTGATTGTCATCATGCCGTTAGCATTAACGGGATTGATCTTCACGATCGAAACTGGCCGCTTATGGCTAGCTCGCGCTGAAGTAGAAGATGCGCTGGAAGCAGCCGCTCTGGCGGGAGTTATCGAATGGGATCAGACGCTTGAGGTCAATAATCAAATTTCGACGCAGATCCCTCGTCAAATGGCCGCCGAGATGGCCGAATCGAATACGGTGCAAGGGATCAATTTTGCGTTTTCAGATCCCGATCTCAACTACCTGCCGTATGAAGTCGGCCAAATCCAAACGCACTTGAACGGCAATAAGCAGGCGAGCGGTGAATTAATTTTTGGCGCGATTACGCAAACTCAGCCGACCGTCATCTTCGATCCCGAGGCGAACCCGCTGCTTCCCACTTACTATCGCGCCGTCCTGGCCCGGTCGGCTTTTCAGATCCCCAGCCAATGTAGCTTGGGCGGGTTCTCGCTCGGCCCTTTTACCATTCAGTCCGAGACCGTTGCGATGATTGATGAAGCGGGGCGAGCTCGCATCGTCCGCATCGACGCGATCGCTACTCCTTAG
- a CDS encoding tetratricopeptide repeat protein, whose translation MNKYAPLALLVSIACVGCASTHHGGLFSSVRPGPTDFNQELSLARLSERQNKTESAERIYHSILKHQPDNVVANHRLGVMSAKRGLHDEAANYFQTAEAAGLRSAEFYNDYGYLHYLRNETEGAEQYFQKSLAVDASYRGTHNNLGLILGESQRYDESLKHFLLAVDEGEAYANLAFIQSQMGDLETAERNYHRALELDPELKRAAHALVQIASRRGTVKPVERVPVNHEKQSADRIAKDLRQAESEVVEASANEAIASQPSPSTEQATATLSSDKVAPASFMTAKSSAAESIQTQQKVADAGQASLDIKVESSMTSKSGLHYPQIMSIPPSLQTSHIRQSLNANPSAASRLGFAENTLRDTPRSE comes from the coding sequence ATGAATAAATACGCTCCACTCGCTTTGCTCGTTTCTATTGCATGCGTCGGTTGCGCCTCGACTCACCACGGCGGCTTATTTTCATCCGTGCGACCAGGCCCAACGGACTTTAACCAAGAACTGAGTCTAGCGCGGCTGTCTGAACGTCAAAACAAGACGGAATCAGCCGAGCGTATTTATCACTCGATTCTGAAGCACCAGCCGGATAACGTCGTCGCCAATCATCGGCTGGGCGTGATGTCGGCCAAGCGCGGATTGCATGATGAAGCGGCCAATTACTTTCAGACAGCGGAAGCGGCCGGACTTCGTTCCGCCGAGTTCTATAACGACTACGGCTATTTGCACTATCTGCGAAACGAAACCGAGGGCGCCGAACAATACTTCCAAAAATCACTGGCAGTGGACGCTTCGTATCGAGGGACCCACAACAATCTCGGCTTGATCCTGGGAGAATCGCAGCGCTACGACGAAAGTCTGAAGCACTTCCTGCTGGCCGTGGACGAAGGGGAAGCCTACGCCAATCTGGCCTTTATCCAATCTCAAATGGGTGACCTGGAAACCGCGGAGCGAAACTATCACCGAGCTCTGGAACTAGACCCCGAATTGAAGCGAGCGGCCCATGCGTTGGTGCAAATCGCCAGCAGACGTGGGACGGTCAAGCCGGTCGAACGCGTTCCGGTCAACCATGAAAAACAATCGGCCGATCGTATCGCAAAAGATTTGCGACAAGCAGAGTCTGAGGTTGTGGAAGCTTCGGCCAACGAAGCGATCGCGTCGCAACCATCTCCGTCAACAGAGCAAGCGACCGCTACGCTCTCGTCAGATAAAGTAGCGCCAGCTTCGTTCATGACGGCCAAATCGTCCGCCGCCGAATCGATCCAGACGCAGCAGAAGGTAGCCGACGCCGGACAAGCGTCGCTTGACATCAAGGTCGAATCGTCGATGACCAGCAAGTCGGGACTGCACTATCCGCAGATCATGTCGATCCCCCCTTCGCTGCAGACCAGCCACATTCGCCAAAGTCTGAATGCGAATCCCAGCGCCGCGTCGCGGCTAGGTTTCGCCGAGAACACGCTGCGAGATACTCCGCGTAGCGAATAA
- a CDS encoding prepilin peptidase, with the protein MNELNLVAITLVGLFTAVAFYVDLTTGKLPNWLTMPALLAAVVFHSVVYSWAGLQHSLLGALVGFVLLFVLFVIGGGGGGDVKFMAALGAWFGPILILLVFVGSAVLALIITIAIFVGKLMFRAKTDKSEPSETGDSTQKKLDIARQTIPYGVPVCLASWIILLIKLATLLKPPLDSV; encoded by the coding sequence GTGAACGAACTGAATCTAGTCGCCATCACACTGGTCGGATTGTTTACGGCCGTTGCGTTTTATGTGGATTTGACCACCGGCAAATTACCGAACTGGCTCACGATGCCTGCGTTATTGGCCGCAGTCGTATTTCACTCGGTTGTCTATAGCTGGGCTGGTCTTCAGCATTCGTTGTTGGGGGCGCTCGTCGGGTTTGTATTGCTGTTTGTCCTGTTTGTTATCGGGGGCGGCGGCGGCGGAGACGTCAAGTTTATGGCGGCTCTGGGCGCCTGGTTCGGCCCGATCCTGATTTTGCTTGTGTTTGTCGGCAGCGCCGTTTTAGCGCTAATCATCACCATCGCCATTTTTGTGGGGAAGCTGATGTTTCGCGCCAAAACGGACAAGTCGGAGCCCAGTGAAACTGGGGACTCCACTCAAAAGAAATTAGACATCGCCCGACAGACGATTCCCTATGGAGTTCCAGTTTGTCTGGCTAGTTGGATTATCCTGCTGATCAAACTGGCGACCCTGTTAAAACCGCCCCTTGATAGCGTCTAG
- a CDS encoding type II secretion system F family protein has protein sequence MMNPALLIVGAFFGVTMLIYLAGRLLLSSDRNKPSEMLHPGAKGSIGLGGLTRAFAGILPKSKQSYETLQKDMVKAGYYHRDAADEFLAVRNAALVAWIFFVGATLIALADANETTTQLILIVSVAVLILIFAIPRVIISSQAASRVSRIQHALPDALDMITMTTTAGLPLQKSIKRVSDEMIRSHEDLACELMILDRQAETGSLGQAIQNFAKRLEVPEVNALASLVTQAQRIGGSVAGAFRDFADSIRRTRRQLAEERGNQNSIKLLIPVIFLLAPPVYILLLGPSVLRLQDFMSTGREAGGVLDQSSSSGPPSALPNQ, from the coding sequence ATGATGAATCCCGCACTGCTTATCGTCGGCGCCTTTTTTGGCGTCACCATGCTGATCTACCTGGCGGGGCGCTTGTTGCTTTCTTCGGATCGAAACAAGCCCAGTGAGATGCTGCATCCCGGCGCCAAAGGATCTATCGGGCTGGGAGGCCTGACCCGCGCATTCGCCGGCATCCTGCCAAAGTCCAAGCAGTCGTACGAAACGCTGCAAAAAGATATGGTCAAAGCGGGCTACTATCATCGTGACGCCGCCGACGAATTTTTGGCTGTGCGAAACGCGGCGTTGGTCGCATGGATCTTTTTTGTCGGCGCAACGCTGATTGCTTTGGCCGACGCCAATGAAACGACGACGCAATTGATTCTGATCGTAAGCGTTGCAGTCTTGATTTTGATTTTCGCGATTCCTCGCGTCATCATTAGTTCGCAAGCCGCGTCTCGCGTTAGTCGAATTCAGCATGCTTTGCCGGATGCGCTCGACATGATCACGATGACGACGACCGCCGGACTGCCGCTGCAGAAGTCGATTAAACGAGTCAGTGATGAGATGATTCGCTCGCACGAAGACTTGGCGTGCGAATTAATGATTCTCGATCGCCAGGCCGAAACCGGTTCGCTAGGCCAGGCGATACAGAATTTCGCCAAGCGATTGGAAGTGCCGGAAGTCAACGCGCTAGCAAGCTTGGTGACCCAAGCTCAACGCATCGGCGGCAGCGTGGCTGGCGCGTTTCGCGATTTCGCCGACAGTATTCGACGCACGCGTCGTCAGTTGGCCGAAGAACGAGGGAATCAGAACTCGATCAAGCTGCTGATTCCGGTCATCTTCTTACTGGCGCCGCCGGTCTATATCTTACTGCTCGGTCCTTCGGTGCTGCGGTTGCAAGACTTCATGAGCACCGGCAGAGAAGCAGGCGGCGTTTTGGATCAATCTTCGTCATCGGGCCCGCCGAGCGCCTTGCCCAATCAGTAG
- a CDS encoding TadE/TadG family type IV pilus assembly protein, whose amino-acid sequence MLELVLTLPILLILLLAVVEFHLLYANLQRLEEASRAGALVASRIMLPVSGDPPVAVIAAIDRQLETLNLPSRQIILVHNSGGPMTQLTSGASYPAPTELLELLPTSRPCVRVAVQTPMTGLTPNLLKTFGMDITGRIVSQTTTHRHNTAPLSLP is encoded by the coding sequence GTGCTCGAACTGGTCCTGACACTGCCGATACTCCTTATTTTGTTGCTGGCAGTTGTTGAGTTTCATCTGCTCTACGCCAATTTGCAGCGATTGGAAGAAGCCAGCCGCGCTGGCGCGCTGGTCGCGTCGCGGATCATGCTCCCCGTGAGCGGCGATCCGCCTGTCGCCGTAATCGCCGCGATCGATCGACAACTCGAAACCTTAAACCTACCGAGCCGACAGATCATTTTGGTCCACAATTCTGGTGGTCCAATGACGCAGTTAACCTCCGGTGCTAGTTACCCTGCGCCCACCGAACTGCTGGAACTGCTGCCGACATCCCGTCCCTGCGTTCGCGTTGCTGTTCAAACTCCGATGACGGGCCTCACTCCCAACCTGTTGAAGACGTTTGGGATGGATATTACCGGACGGATCGTGTCGCAAACGACCACGCATCGGCATAATACAGCTCCGTTAAGTCTTCCCTAG
- the cpaB gene encoding Flp pilus assembly protein CpaB → MSSLSPGTLLLGVVAVMFGLLSAYVVRKNMMKENPAPVVETPEPEKTFVVPKAAVNLPAGRTLTLGDVVIYQYTEEQLKTQPVPSGYMVDAAQIIGRTLRQELTEKSVFTPDMFYPEGTGPGIVQNLGAGQRAFTVRIEYDEAVEGFARPGTKVDVLFRAESDPENELDETTVTLLQDVKVLAFDASPSALHPIVNEQTQRQRTRQYATVTLAVLPHEVTKLQVADDHGTFALALVPLDGEVASYDGAPRTLAELLDRRPPLRQMMRVYRGGQISELEFRPNVAGQDQLFRASQTPDAVNAAAEVASAD, encoded by the coding sequence ATGTCTTCCTTGAGTCCTGGAACCTTATTGTTGGGCGTTGTCGCCGTCATGTTTGGCTTGTTGTCCGCTTATGTGGTCCGCAAGAATATGATGAAAGAAAACCCGGCGCCGGTGGTCGAAACGCCAGAACCGGAAAAAACGTTTGTCGTTCCAAAAGCGGCCGTCAATCTGCCGGCTGGCCGTACGCTGACGTTGGGCGATGTGGTGATCTATCAGTACACCGAAGAGCAGTTGAAAACTCAGCCGGTCCCCAGTGGTTACATGGTTGACGCCGCTCAAATCATTGGACGGACGTTACGTCAAGAGCTGACGGAAAAGTCGGTCTTTACGCCTGATATGTTCTATCCGGAAGGGACCGGACCGGGCATCGTGCAAAATCTTGGCGCCGGTCAACGCGCGTTTACCGTTCGCATTGAATACGACGAAGCGGTGGAGGGATTTGCTCGTCCCGGCACCAAAGTGGACGTTCTCTTTCGCGCCGAATCCGATCCAGAAAACGAACTGGACGAAACGACGGTCACATTGCTGCAAGACGTGAAAGTCTTGGCGTTTGACGCGAGTCCTTCGGCGCTGCATCCGATTGTCAACGAGCAGACGCAACGGCAACGCACGCGTCAATATGCGACAGTAACTCTGGCCGTGCTGCCGCACGAAGTGACCAAGCTTCAAGTCGCCGATGATCATGGAACGTTTGCCTTGGCGCTTGTCCCGCTGGACGGCGAAGTCGCATCCTATGACGGTGCGCCGCGTACATTGGCTGAACTGCTCGATCGCCGACCCCCGCTGCGGCAAATGATGCGGGTCTATCGCGGTGGGCAAATCTCGGAACTGGAGTTCCGCCCCAACGTCGCCGGACAGGACCAACTGTTCCGCGCTTCGCAAACTCCCGACGCAGTCAACGCCGCGGCCGAAGTCGCCAGCGCTGACTAA
- a CDS encoding CpaF family protein: MIMPNHAAPNRNIDQAEIDFQRLKTSLHEEMVDSLDLGAVTNRNEEAIRGDIRNLSSKYCKRKNLKLDDETRERLEKELDYELFGLGPIEPLMHDPTISDILVNGAREVYIERFGQLELTDVIFADDAHVLRIIQRVVGRVGRRIDEVSPMVDARLPDGSRVNAVVAPLALGGPKLSIRRFGVEHLHLANLIATDSLSQEMADFLQAAVASRISFLISGGTGAGKTTLLNALSTHIPHDERIVTIEDSAELLLQHPHVLGMETRPSNAEGAGAVTQRDLVRNSLRMRPDRIIVGEVRGAEALDMLQAMNTGHEGSLTTIHANDSRDALARLEMMVAMTGFELPVKVIRQYIATGIKMVVHVSRLKGGVRRVTRIAEIREVNENGDYVLDDIFGFRQEGLDEQGRAKGRFYATGYWALCRERFANAGVEFDDAVMKKHESEMIYAKYLNSRGEVARSNDESGLLDRPADAGTQDAVSDLEEGA, translated from the coding sequence ATGATTATGCCGAACCACGCCGCGCCCAATCGTAACATCGACCAGGCGGAAATCGATTTCCAGCGCCTGAAGACGTCGCTTCATGAAGAAATGGTTGATTCGCTCGATCTGGGCGCGGTCACCAACCGCAATGAAGAAGCGATTCGCGGCGACATCCGCAATCTGTCGAGCAAGTACTGCAAGCGTAAGAATCTCAAGCTTGACGATGAGACGCGTGAGCGACTTGAGAAAGAACTCGACTACGAACTGTTTGGCCTTGGTCCGATTGAGCCGTTGATGCACGATCCGACTATCAGCGACATTCTGGTAAACGGCGCCCGCGAGGTTTATATCGAGCGATTCGGCCAGTTGGAACTAACCGATGTCATCTTCGCCGATGACGCGCATGTGCTGCGGATCATTCAACGCGTGGTTGGACGTGTCGGTCGACGGATTGATGAAGTTAGCCCGATGGTTGACGCCCGTCTGCCAGATGGATCCCGTGTGAACGCCGTCGTGGCGCCGCTTGCGCTCGGCGGACCAAAGTTGTCAATTCGCCGGTTTGGCGTCGAACACTTGCATCTAGCGAATCTGATCGCGACTGACTCGCTCTCGCAGGAGATGGCTGATTTCTTACAAGCGGCCGTCGCTTCTCGAATTAGCTTTTTGATTTCCGGCGGTACTGGCGCAGGTAAGACGACGTTGCTTAACGCATTGTCGACCCACATTCCGCATGACGAGCGAATCGTCACGATTGAAGACTCGGCCGAACTGCTGCTGCAACATCCGCACGTCCTGGGGATGGAGACTCGCCCTTCCAATGCAGAAGGCGCCGGCGCCGTCACTCAGCGTGACCTGGTTCGCAACAGTTTACGCATGCGACCCGATCGAATCATCGTCGGTGAAGTTCGCGGCGCTGAAGCGCTGGATATGTTGCAAGCGATGAATACCGGGCACGAAGGGTCGTTAACGACGATTCACGCCAATGATTCTCGCGACGCGCTCGCTCGACTCGAAATGATGGTCGCGATGACCGGCTTCGAATTGCCGGTCAAAGTGATACGCCAATACATCGCCACCGGCATTAAGATGGTCGTCCATGTTTCGCGATTGAAGGGAGGCGTTCGCCGCGTTACCCGCATCGCCGAGATCCGGGAAGTGAATGAAAACGGCGACTACGTGTTGGATGACATCTTCGGATTCCGGCAGGAAGGACTCGACGAGCAAGGACGCGCCAAAGGTCGTTTCTACGCAACCGGCTATTGGGCTCTTTGTCGCGAACGATTCGCCAACGCCGGCGTCGAGTTTGACGACGCCGTGATGAAGAAGCATGAGTCCGAGATGATCTACGCCAAGTATTTGAACTCACGCGGCGAAGTCGCCAGATCAAACGACGAGTCAGGCTTGTTGGATCGTCCCGCTGACGCCGGCACGCAAGACGCCGTTAGCGATTTAGAGGAGGGGGCGTAG
- a CDS encoding RsmD family RNA methyltransferase — protein sequence MPSRPGKPKSNPRSSDKEPRLDAPIRIIGGDFKNKKLVYSGDELTRPMKQRVRAAVFNLIGPAIKGKYAIDLFAGTGALGIEALSRRAVGATFIERHIPTSKLVRQNLDDLGLSDRAQLFAANTFFWARRLPKFDDTPWVVFCSPPYELFISQADEMLALINAMLAAAPPDSIFVVESDQRFDFASLPHAEAWDVREYAPAVVGILRDLGELTS from the coding sequence ATGCCTAGCCGTCCTGGGAAACCGAAATCGAACCCGCGTTCTTCCGATAAAGAGCCGCGACTCGATGCGCCGATCCGCATTATCGGTGGCGACTTCAAAAACAAAAAGCTCGTCTATTCAGGCGACGAATTAACCCGCCCTATGAAACAGCGCGTTCGCGCCGCTGTCTTCAATCTGATCGGGCCGGCGATTAAAGGAAAATATGCGATCGACCTGTTCGCCGGGACTGGCGCACTCGGGATCGAAGCGCTGAGCCGCCGAGCCGTGGGAGCGACGTTTATCGAACGTCACATTCCGACCTCCAAACTCGTCCGGCAGAATCTCGACGATCTTGGTCTTAGCGATCGCGCGCAGCTGTTCGCCGCCAACACCTTCTTCTGGGCTCGGCGTCTACCCAAGTTTGACGATACGCCGTGGGTCGTGTTTTGCAGCCCGCCGTACGAACTGTTCATCAGTCAGGCGGACGAAATGCTGGCGCTGATCAACGCGATGCTAGCGGCCGCCCCCCCGGACAGCATCTTTGTGGTCGAGTCGGACCAGCGTTTCGACTTTGCTAGCCTGCCCCATGCCGAAGCATGGGATGTGCGCGAGTACGCGCCGGCGGTAGTGGGAATCTTGCGCGATTTAGGCGAGTTGACCAGCTAG
- a CDS encoding TadE/TadG family type IV pilus assembly protein, whose amino-acid sequence MRALIPKIVPIRRRLRSGVQTLELVIAFPLLLIASLAIVQFATLSAFQSTVEAAVAEAAREAAKTIDPLDAPQAAQVTFNRAMFLHGITTSTPKIALAIDQVGSHTVYGDPTMALLPGAVIGNEVRVTAAVSLRSAPTLNLLKTFGLDFDQRTIETTHVSGA is encoded by the coding sequence ATGCGCGCCCTGATTCCCAAAATTGTGCCGATTCGAAGGCGATTGCGCTCTGGCGTGCAAACGTTGGAGTTGGTCATTGCTTTTCCGTTGCTATTGATCGCATCGTTGGCGATCGTGCAGTTCGCTACGCTCTCTGCGTTCCAATCAACGGTCGAAGCGGCGGTTGCCGAAGCGGCCCGCGAAGCGGCGAAGACGATTGATCCTCTGGATGCGCCGCAAGCGGCGCAGGTGACCTTCAATCGGGCGATGTTCTTGCATGGAATCACGACCAGCACGCCAAAAATCGCATTGGCGATTGATCAGGTCGGATCGCACACGGTTTATGGCGATCCAACGATGGCGCTTCTGCCTGGCGCCGTGATTGGAAATGAAGTTCGTGTTACCGCAGCGGTTTCCCTTCGTTCTGCTCCGACCCTGAACTTGTTAAAGACGTTCGGGCTCGATTTTGACCAGCGCACTATTGAGACGACCCATGTTAGCGGCGCCTAA
- a CDS encoding ammonium transporter: MLSSLSLNPKLWCTLCALAVAMVVAAPLRAQDGAATEEAADGAPAAEMAAEEEVEEAEAPPTIESLSADLAAFQGDVDTLWTCLAAFLVFFMQAGFALVECGFTRAKNACNIIMKNLMDFSVGSLVFWLVGFGLMFGTTNGFCGTTLFFFDGASEAALEANSNVGFNWAFLIFQTVFAATAATIVSGAMAERTKFVSYLCYSFLIILIVYPIFGSWCWGGLYAGGGWLEGMGFLDFAGSTVVHSVGGWAALAGAIVIGPRIGKYTADGKIKPIPGHNIPLAALGVFILWLGWFGFNPGSTTAVGGGSFAYIAVTTNLSAAAGAISALAVSWIMFKKPDTSFALNGALAGLVGITAGCDIMSPMFAAVTGLVAGVLVVFSCVFFDKIKVDDPVGAVSVHGVCGAWGTLAIGLWAGDVGILTGGGSAQLITQAIGVAAGFGWAFGTSLVIFLLLKFTIGLRVPAEEEIKGLDITEHGMYAYPPHLVSESLGGTPSGSPATSPSTSGAVTHGA; encoded by the coding sequence ATGTTGAGCTCCCTCTCCCTTAACCCGAAATTATGGTGCACCCTTTGTGCACTGGCGGTTGCGATGGTAGTCGCCGCCCCGCTGCGAGCGCAAGACGGCGCCGCGACGGAAGAAGCTGCCGATGGTGCTCCTGCTGCTGAAATGGCGGCGGAAGAAGAAGTCGAAGAAGCGGAAGCGCCTCCGACGATTGAATCGCTGAGTGCTGATCTCGCCGCCTTCCAAGGCGATGTCGATACTCTCTGGACCTGCTTGGCTGCGTTCCTCGTCTTCTTTATGCAAGCTGGTTTCGCGTTGGTCGAGTGTGGTTTCACTCGTGCGAAAAACGCCTGTAACATCATCATGAAAAACTTGATGGACTTTTCCGTCGGGTCGTTGGTGTTCTGGCTGGTCGGCTTCGGTTTGATGTTCGGCACGACCAACGGTTTCTGCGGCACGACGCTGTTCTTCTTTGACGGCGCCAGCGAAGCGGCTTTAGAAGCGAACTCGAACGTCGGCTTTAACTGGGCCTTCTTGATCTTCCAAACCGTGTTCGCCGCGACGGCTGCTACGATCGTCTCGGGCGCCATGGCGGAACGAACCAAATTCGTCTCGTATCTCTGCTACTCGTTCCTGATCATCCTCATTGTTTACCCGATCTTCGGCAGCTGGTGCTGGGGTGGTTTGTATGCTGGCGGCGGCTGGCTCGAAGGAATGGGTTTCCTTGACTTCGCTGGTTCGACGGTTGTTCACTCGGTGGGTGGTTGGGCCGCTTTGGCCGGCGCCATCGTTATCGGTCCGCGTATCGGCAAGTACACCGCCGATGGCAAGATCAAGCCGATTCCGGGTCATAACATCCCGTTGGCCGCACTCGGCGTCTTCATCCTGTGGTTGGGATGGTTTGGGTTTAACCCGGGCAGCACGACCGCGGTTGGCGGCGGCAGCTTCGCTTACATCGCTGTCACGACCAACTTGTCGGCTGCCGCTGGCGCGATCAGCGCCTTGGCCGTCTCGTGGATCATGTTCAAAAAGCCTGACACCTCGTTCGCTTTGAACGGCGCTTTGGCTGGTCTGGTCGGCATCACCGCCGGCTGCGATATCATGTCGCCGATGTTCGCCGCTGTGACCGGCTTGGTTGCTGGCGTTCTCGTCGTCTTCTCCTGCGTCTTCTTTGATAAGATCAAAGTCGACGATCCGGTCGGCGCCGTTTCGGTGCACGGCGTTTGCGGAGCGTGGGGAACGTTGGCGATTGGTCTGTGGGCCGGCGATGTCGGCATCCTGACCGGTGGCGGATCCGCTCAGCTGATCACGCAAGCGATCGGCGTTGCGGCTGGCTTTGGTTGGGCCTTCGGCACCAGCTTGGTGATCTTCCTCTTGCTGAAATTCACGATCGGACTTCGCGTTCCGGCTGAAGAAGAAATCAAGGGCTTGGACATCACCGAACACGGGATGTACGCCTACCCGCCGCACTTGGTCTCGGAATCGCTCGGCGGCACGCCCAGCGGCAGCCCGGCCACTTCGCCTTCGACTTCGGGAGCCGTGACTCACGGCGCCTAA
- a CDS encoding type II secretion system F family protein yields MLDNLDPNIVALIIFAGVASVAAFVFLAVKELAFSGESGATVSTGLRQFPPRRTSEAGASIGQFDSWLTRTLYLSGVDFGPAMAVTLMIAVGATCGVAAFVITEDPLVTGLVTVLGIFACLGVLIWIKNRRLRAFQDQFPSALELIARAVRAGESFEQAIQLVGESSEDPIGVEFRRCAKQLDVGLSVPMAMEGMADRVELMDVKIFATTISVHRESGGALPETLDRLAAVIRDRMAYHRQLRSITSSGRMSATIIALLAPLLLVFFLLFQPEYFGEFFSHPWGRYLLLFALISEALGLFFVYRLVRADY; encoded by the coding sequence GTGCTCGATAATCTCGATCCCAATATCGTCGCGCTGATCATCTTCGCCGGCGTCGCTTCGGTCGCGGCCTTCGTTTTTCTCGCCGTCAAGGAATTGGCGTTTAGCGGTGAAAGCGGAGCAACCGTTTCGACGGGGTTACGACAATTTCCGCCGCGACGAACTTCGGAAGCAGGAGCGTCGATCGGCCAGTTTGATAGTTGGTTAACGCGGACGCTCTATCTGTCAGGCGTCGATTTCGGCCCGGCGATGGCGGTGACGCTGATGATCGCGGTTGGTGCGACTTGTGGAGTCGCCGCGTTTGTCATCACGGAAGACCCGTTGGTGACCGGCTTGGTGACGGTGCTGGGGATTTTCGCGTGTCTTGGGGTTTTGATCTGGATCAAGAACCGCCGACTGCGGGCCTTTCAGGATCAATTTCCTAGCGCGCTGGAATTGATCGCACGTGCGGTAAGAGCAGGCGAAAGTTTTGAACAAGCGATTCAGTTGGTGGGCGAATCGAGCGAAGATCCGATCGGCGTTGAATTTCGCCGTTGCGCCAAGCAACTGGATGTAGGGCTGTCAGTACCGATGGCGATGGAAGGGATGGCGGATCGCGTCGAATTGATGGACGTCAAGATCTTCGCTACTACGATTAGCGTGCATCGCGAATCTGGCGGAGCGCTGCCGGAGACGCTCGATCGGCTGGCGGCGGTGATTCGTGACCGGATGGCTTACCATCGGCAACTACGCAGCATTACCAGTTCGGGGCGGATGTCGGCGACGATTATCGCGTTGCTCGCTCCGCTGTTGCTGGTCTTCTTCCTGCTATTTCAACCCGAATACTTCGGCGAGTTCTTCTCTCATCCGTGGGGGCGTTACTTGCTGTTATTCGCGCTGATCAGCGAAGCGCTCGGATTGTTCTTCGTCTATCGCCTGGTGCGAGCCGACTACTAG
- a CDS encoding Flp family type IVb pilin produces the protein MLLPPPSYYGFRATMNFLTSRLRKLARNECGGVFVEYLILLTLIGIGAIAGLATVRGALLNELIDLANAISQIQI, from the coding sequence ATGTTACTCCCCCCACCCAGCTACTACGGATTTCGCGCTACGATGAATTTTTTGACATCTCGATTACGCAAACTTGCCCGCAATGAGTGTGGTGGCGTGTTTGTCGAGTATCTGATCCTCCTCACATTGATAGGGATCGGGGCGATTGCAGGCTTAGCGACGGTGCGTGGAGCACTGTTGAACGAGTTAATCGATCTGGCGAACGCAATTTCGCAAATCCAGATTTAG